The following coding sequences are from one Rutidosis leptorrhynchoides isolate AG116_Rl617_1_P2 chromosome 11, CSIRO_AGI_Rlap_v1, whole genome shotgun sequence window:
- the LOC139876266 gene encoding uncharacterized protein, giving the protein MNMDESIQVSSIIDKLPPSWKEFKHSLKHKKEELTLVELGSHLRIEESLRLQDNDKPKSNEVAGTSVVNMVEHKKFTSNNDKKGKRKHQGYNKANPNKKSKLTCWKCGKTGHMKKDCKVIFGNNNVKGSSTSGSGNGLNNHNSKG; this is encoded by the exons atgaacatggatgagtctattcaagtctcaagcataattgataaactacctccatcttggaaagaatttaaacattctttgaaacataagaaggaggagttaactcttgttgagttgggtagtcatctgcgtattgaggaatccctcaggttgcaggataatgacaagccaaagagcaacgaagttgctggtacgtctgttgtcaatatggtggaacataaaaagttcactagtaataatgacaaaaagggcaaacgtaaacatcaaggttataacaaggctaatccgaacaagaagtctaaattgacttgttggaagtgtggtaaaactggacacatgaaaaaggattgcaaggttatttttggtaataataatgtcaaaggatctagcacaagcggttcgggaaatggtttaaacaaccacaactcgaaag gatga